The genomic region CCACTGCATCACGGAAAGTAAACGTTAGCATACTGCGGACGAGGCGACGACTGTTATTATCACTTTAGTGATATCTCCAGCTTGACCTTGTCGTAAGGGGAGGGTCTATGCTCTGAATTCGGATTTTGGTTCGCCTGCTACACAATAAGGAAATAATTATGCAACGTCGTGATTTCTTGAAATATTCCGTAGCGCTGGGCGTTGTCTCGGCCTTACCGCTCTGGAGCCGTGGCGTCCTTGCCGCCGGCCGCCCCACCTTACCGATTCCCGACCTTCTCACCGCTGACGCCAGCAACCGCATCTCCCTAAAGGTGATGGCGGGGCAATCCACCTTCGGCGGGAAAACGGCGACCACCTGGGGCTATAACGGTAATCTGCTGGGACCCGCGCTGAAGTTACACAGAGGAAAAGCGGTTACCGTTGACATCCACAATCAGCTAAATGAAGAAACGACTGTGCACTGGCACGGCGTAGAGGTCCCCGGAGAGGTGGACGGCGGTCCGCACGGAATTATCCCGGCCGGGGGAAAGCGCAGCGTCTCGTTTACCCCCGAACAGCAGGCGGCGACCTGTTGGTTCCATCCTCATCAGCATGGCAAAACCGGACGTCAGGTAGCGATGGGGTTAGCCGGACTAGTGCTGATTGAAGACGATGAGATGCTAAAGCTAATGCTGCCCAAACAGTGGGGCATTGATGATGTTCCGGTGATTGTGCAGGACAAAAAATTCGCGGCTTCCGGAGAAATAGATTATCAGCTTGATGTCATGACCGCCGCCGTTGGCTGGTTTGGCGATACCTTGTTGACCAACGGGGCGATTTATCCGCAACATGCCGCCCCGCGTGGCTGGTTGCGCCTGCGTTTACTTAATGGTTGTAACGCCCGCTCGCTCAATTTCGCTACCAGCGATAAACGCCCGCTGTACGTGATTGCCAGCGACGGAGGACTGCTGGCAGAGCCGGTGAAGGTTGACGAATTACCGATGCTGATGGGGGAGCGTTTTGAAGTTCTGGTTGATGTCAGCGACGGTAAACCGTTCGATCTGGTGACGCTGCCGGTCAACCAAATGGGCATGACCATTGCGCCGTTTGATAAGCCGCATCCGGTATTGCGC from Citrobacter sp. RHB25-C09 harbors:
- the cueO gene encoding multicopper oxidase CueO produces the protein MQRRDFLKYSVALGVVSALPLWSRGVLAAGRPTLPIPDLLTADASNRISLKVMAGQSTFGGKTATTWGYNGNLLGPALKLHRGKAVTVDIHNQLNEETTVHWHGVEVPGEVDGGPHGIIPAGGKRSVSFTPEQQAATCWFHPHQHGKTGRQVAMGLAGLVLIEDDEMLKLMLPKQWGIDDVPVIVQDKKFAASGEIDYQLDVMTAAVGWFGDTLLTNGAIYPQHAAPRGWLRLRLLNGCNARSLNFATSDKRPLYVIASDGGLLAEPVKVDELPMLMGERFEVLVDVSDGKPFDLVTLPVNQMGMTIAPFDKPHPVLRIQPVAVKASGLLPDMLTTLPALPSLEGATVRQLQLSMDPMLDMMGMQMLMKQYGDQAMAGMDHGHMQHGGMGKMNHGGHFDFHNANKINGVAFDMNKPMFAAEKGKYERWVISGVGDMMLHPFHIHGTQFRILSENGNAPAAHRAGWKDTVRVEGGVSEVLVKFAHEAPKEYAYMAHCHLLEHEDTGMMLGFTV